The Streptomyces noursei ATCC 11455 sequence TGTTCGGGTGAGCCCGAAAAAGTAGATGTAGCCGATGGTCAGCACTGCGCCGATGACCATAAACCACCAGAAGGCCGGCTTGATGCCCTCTTTGGCCCGTTCGATCCGCTCTCGGCGGGCCTGCAGCCAATCATGCTGTCGGTCTAACAAGTGTGTATATATTGTTTGCTGTTGGGGATTGTTTCCTGGGTCAATACGCAATATCGCTGCTCGCAATTTAGCGGCGTGCTCCTCGGTTTTGGGTTCGACGCCGTGGTCTAGGTTCGGCCATTCGTGAGTGATGACCGAATCGACATAGGCCCGCTCCTCGGTGATGACCTTGGCACCTGGACCTGCGGGCAGAGCGGCAGCCAGGTCATGGATTTGACGCAGCGCCACCATCTCTGAGTAGACAGTTTGCTGCGCTGCTCCGGTGTTCTCCCAGACGACGATCACCATAAATGCGAGAACCATCGCGTAGAGCACGCCCACCACCGCGTAGACGAAACCGAGAACGTCGTTATGTGGTGCCCGCCGAATGGGCGGACACATTTTTTGCACAAGCAGTAACGTTGCCCACACCAAGGCGCAGGCCGCTAGCACTATCAGCACGGCTGTCAGCATGTTGGGCCTCCGCTCATAGCGGTGGAACGTCCTTTTGTTATTGAGCTGGAACTGTTGAAAATTATTGAGTCGGAACTGTTCAGTTGCTCTTCTCGTTGATGGGGCATGGTTGAGTCTGGGGATCTGTGGCGGGTGGCTCCTTCGGGGTCCTGTCAGGGCGACTCTGCTGCGCAATTGGTGAGGTCTATGTGGTGAGTTGGTAGGCGAGGCGTTCGAGGCGGCTGGTGCGTTGGCGGCCGAGGGGGTGGTCGGTCCAGTAGGCGTCCAGCCGCACCACGTTGATTGCGGTGGCGGAGAAGGCGTGCTGGAGGCGGACTTTCGGCAGGCCGCGGTAGCGGGCCCTACGCAGGCCGGTGACGTCCAGGGTCTGGTTGATCGTGCCCTCGATGCCCGCCCTCAGCGCGTATGTGTCCTTCCAGGTCTTGGTCTTCTGTTCGGTGCGGGCTCGGGTGAGGGTGTCGTGGGCTTCTTTCGGGCTCTCCTGTCGTATGTGTGGGTCATTCTGTGGCGAGTTGGCGGCCTGGGAGTTGTGGTCGTGGTCCGCCCAGGGTGAGCATGACGAGGGCGATGATGGCGTTGGCGGTGTGGAAGCCGAAGCCGCGTCGGATGATCAGGCGAGTCTTGGTATTGGTGGACTCGATCAGTCCGTTGCTCATGCCGGTGGTCAGCGCGGCGCGGATGGCGTCGTAGTGGCGCATGATCTTGCGTTGGAGGTCGACGAAGGTGGGGATGCGGCAGCGTCGGGCCCAGGCGATCCAGCGGTCCAGGGCTTTGAGGGCGGCGGTGGGGCGGGACTTGGCCAGGGTGAACACGGTCCGGAGGGCTTCTTTCAGGCGCCAGGCGCGGTGGAGTTGGGGGTCGGTGGCGGCGATCCAGGCGAGTTTCGCGGCCTGCCGGTCGGTGAGGTCATCGGAGTTCTTCCACAACGCGAAGCGGGAGTCCTTCAGTGCGCGGGCCGTCTCCCGGTCGCCGAGGCTGTGGCGGGCCCGGTTCCAGGCCGTCCGGCGCTCGGCGTCCAGGGCGGTGGTGGCCCAGGCGACCACGTGGAAGGGGTCCATCACGCGCCTGGCGTGTGGGGCGCGTTCGGCCAGCACGCCGGCGATCCAGCCGGCGCCATCGGCGCTGATATCGATCAGGCGTCCGGTCCTGCCGGGGCCAAGGCCGTCGAAGAAGCGGTGCAGGACGTGTTTGCCGTGGCCGTCGGCCATCCACACCACCCGGCCAGTGTCGTGGCAGACCACGACTGTCATGTACTTCTGCCCCCGGCGGTGGGAGATCTCGTCGATACCGATCCGCCGTAGTCCTGCCAGTCGGTCCACATCGCGGTCCCGGTCGGCGACGAACCGGGCCACGATCGCCCCGGCCGTCCGCCAGGAGATCCGCATCAGTGCGGCTGTTGCCGTCTTCGAGCACTCGGCGGCCATCCAGGCAGCCTGCTGATCGAAGGCCAGGGTGTGGCCGGCACCGTGTCTGGCCCACGGCACCCAGGCCACGACGGAACCGTGGATGTGGCATCCCACCCGCGGTGCATCAGCCTCCAGGAACACCCGCACCGCACCATGATCCAGATCCCGCCACCGCCGACGCCCCCGGCCGGCGTCATACCGGGCAGCCGGTCTGCGGCAGATCCCACACCGCTGCCGACTCCGCGCATCGGGTCGTACCGACACGATCACACACTGTTCGCTCTCGTCGAAGCGGATCCCCTCGACCACGGTGTTTTCGACCGTCAGAGTTCTCTTCCATATGCTGAAGACAGACACGCCGTTTCTCTGCAAGATCAGACTTGTTGCTAGACACCTCAAGCCTGGCAGAGAACGGCGTGTTTCACGCATCAGCCCAGCTCACAGCACCCACACATACGGCAGGAGAGCCTTCTTTCGGGCGGAGGGTGAGCATGCGGGAGCCGCGGGCCGAGGTGGTGCATCGTTTCTGTGCGGGGCAGGCCCGGCAGTCCCATCGGTCGAACTCGACGACGATGGCGTCGTGTCCGTGCTGGGTGACGGGATGCCAGCCGATGCTGGTGGATCCTTCGGGACAGCAGACGGTTCGGGACTTCCAGTCGATGCGGAACTCACCCTTGGCGTATCCGGCACCGGCCTTGGCTTGCGGGGAGTGGTCGGCCATCAGCGGGGTGATCATGGTGATGCCGCCCGCACGATCGCGTAGCCGTCCTGTGCGAACAGCTGCGCCAGGTGGTCCCGTTTGGTCTGGGACGAGGGCATGGTCCAGCCGTTGATCCTCGGTCCGTAGCGGTGGGCGAACTCGGCGACATTGATCTGGCTGGCCAGCCAGGTCGGGGCCGCGACCGCCAGCGCCTCCAGCGCGGCCCGCACGCTCTCCCCGGCCAGCTCCAGCCGATTCAGATCCCGCACCGCGGAGATGACATGGGTGGAGTCGGTGCGCTGTTTGCCACCGGCACCGACCAGGGCGGCATCGCGGCAGTGGTCCACCAGCCGGTCGAACACCAGTCGCTCCAGGCCGTGCCCGGCCAACCGACCGCGGAAGCGGGCCAGCACGCTGGGGTCGAAGCCGGCATCGGTCAACTCCGCCCCGATCGCGTACTTCCAATCGATCGCACGGACGGCCATCGCGGCAGCCTGCCGGTCGGTCAGGTTCTCGGCGAACTGAGTGGACGTTAAGTCCGTTTCTGGTAGCGGCCTCGTCCGGGCTGGGTGAGGAAGCCTTGGCGGGTAAGGCGTCCGAGGCGGCTGCGAGTGAAGTTGACAGCCGCCTCATGGGTGGGCATACCGAGGAGTTCGTGCAGCTCACGGGCTCTGAATGCCCGGCCGGGATGCTCGTTGAAAGCGTTCACGATGGCCTGATAGGCGGTGGCAACCTCGGGCGGTTCAGGTTCGTCTCCAGCCGATGCGAGTTCGGCGATGACCTTCTGGGTGGTGGTCAGGTCCGCGAGTCGAGCTTCGGTCTCGGCCAAGGCGGCGGTCAAGTGCTCGATCTGGTCGCGTAGTTCACCGGACCGGGCCGTGGTCTCGTCGTGCTGGACCTGGAGGTTGGCCAGCAGCTCGATGACGTTCACGCGGCCAGCTCAAGGGCGTCGCGCCAGGTGGGACTCGGTGTGGTGAGACGACGGGTCATGTTCGCGATGGAGACCCAGTAGACGCGCGAGGCGGAGGTGTCGGGGCGGTGGTCGTACTCACGAGCCAGGCGCCGGTGCAGCATCAACGTGCCGTTGACCTGCTCCACGATCCACCGCTTGGGCTGCGGGACGAAGCCTTTGCTCTGATCTTCGGGGTTGCGGCGGACGACCTCGACGTCGATGTCCATCAACGCGCCGTGGATGACGACTTGGTCCTTGAAGCCCTGGTCCACCAGGGCCTTCTCCAGCCGGTTCCCGCACCGTTCGGCGGCCTGGTCGAGCAGGGCTATGCCGGCCGTGTTGTCGTGGGCGGACGCGGCCAGCACCACGACGCCGACAACCAGCCCCAGCACGTCCACAGCCAGCCCCCGCTTGCGGCCCGACACCTTCTTGTTGGCATCCAGCCCCGTCGTGCTCTTCGGGACACCCGCGGCCGCACGCACGGACTGGGTGTCAAGGATCACGAGGGACGGGTCCTCTACTGACGTTGAAGTCGGGTTGTCGTAGGGGCTGACGGTCGGTGATCGTCGCGGTATGCCGGGTGTATGAGGTATCCGCAGGGTGGGGGTCTGACCGCGGAGCGGCAAGCGTTCCGTGAGCGGGTCCGGATGGAAGCGGTCGCGCTGTTCGCCGCAGGGCGGGGCAGCACGGACATCGCGAAGGAGTTACGGGTCAGCGTCCGGTCGGTTCAGCGGTGGCGGCAGGCGTGGAGGGCGGCCGGTCAGGACGGGGTTCGTTCCCGTGGCCCGGCGTCCCGGCCGAAGCTGAGCGAGACCCTGTTCGCCGTCCTGGAGGAGGAACTGGCCAAGGGGCCGGTCGCTCACGGCTGGCCGGACCAGCGATGGACGCTGGCCAGGATCAAGACCCTGATCGGCCGCCGGTTCCACAAGTCGATGACGCTGTCAGGGATTTCGCAGATGCTGCGGAGGCATGGCTGGAGTCATCAGGTTCCGGCCCGCCGTGCGGTCGAGCGGGACGAGACGGCGGTGGCCGGCTGGGTGAAGGATGTGTGGCCACACGTGGAGAGGGTGTACACCAGGTTGTGTGAGTGAGCGATGATTGCTCCTGTTGAGTCCGGTTCCTGCCCTGAACGGAAAGTGACACAGCGTGATATCGAGGCAGGACGACGAGATGCACCGTGCCGAGGCTGCGGAGCGGGTGAAGCGGGTGCTGTCGCCGGAGGCGATCGACGCGCTGATCGCGGACGCGAAGGACTCCGGGATCGGTCTGGACGGCCGGGGCGGTCTGT is a genomic window containing:
- a CDS encoding transposase — encoded protein: MITPLMADHSPQAKAGAGYAKGEFRIDWKSRTVCCPEGSTSIGWHPVTQHGHDAIVVEFDRWDCRACPAQKRCTTSARGSRMLTLRPKEGSPAVCVGAVSWADA
- a CDS encoding bestrophin-like domain is translated as MLTAVLIVLAACALVWATLLLVQKMCPPIRRAPHNDVLGFVYAVVGVLYAMVLAFMVIVVWENTGAAQQTVYSEMVALRQIHDLAAALPAGPGAKVITEERAYVDSVITHEWPNLDHGVEPKTEEHAAKLRAAILRIDPGNNPQQQTIYTHLLDRQHDWLQARRERIERAKEGIKPAFWWFMVIGAVLTIGYIYFFGLTRTWPHLIITLIPTIMIVGMLVLVWDASKPFHGMISISPEPFKTMLTSWQ
- a CDS encoding ISL3 family transposase, which codes for MSVFSIWKRTLTVENTVVEGIRFDESEQCVIVSVRPDARSRQRCGICRRPAARYDAGRGRRRWRDLDHGAVRVFLEADAPRVGCHIHGSVVAWVPWARHGAGHTLAFDQQAAWMAAECSKTATAALMRISWRTAGAIVARFVADRDRDVDRLAGLRRIGIDEISHRRGQKYMTVVVCHDTGRVVWMADGHGKHVLHRFFDGLGPGRTGRLIDISADGAGWIAGVLAERAPHARRVMDPFHVVAWATTALDAERRTAWNRARHSLGDRETARALKDSRFALWKNSDDLTDRQAAKLAWIAATDPQLHRAWRLKEALRTVFTLAKSRPTAALKALDRWIAWARRCRIPTFVDLQRKIMRHYDAIRAALTTGMSNGLIESTNTKTRLIIRRGFGFHTANAIIALVMLTLGGPRPQLPGRQLATE